The candidate division KSB1 bacterium genome has a window encoding:
- a CDS encoding superoxide dismutase: MSYEWQVGKRPYTDEEAKTLLAPVMSPETSDWHYNKHHKGYVAALNTIEKALESADRSKANGNYSEIGELKRRLTWNHSGALLHDVYWEVLGGDGDPKKGPDVLKAIEKEWGSFEKWKEDFKATALAAKLSGWGLLVFDALYSRRLLNVLVDEHQYGAIWGGVPLIACDVFEHAYYHKDGPNRADYINHFIENLHWGRINERYLKFVK; the protein is encoded by the coding sequence ATGTCATACGAATGGCAAGTTGGAAAAAGACCGTATACGGATGAAGAAGCCAAGACGCTGTTGGCGCCGGTTATGAGTCCGGAGACCAGCGACTGGCATTACAATAAGCATCACAAAGGATATGTTGCGGCGCTGAACACCATTGAAAAAGCCTTGGAAAGCGCCGACCGTTCCAAAGCGAACGGCAATTACAGTGAAATCGGCGAGCTGAAGCGCCGACTGACTTGGAATCACTCCGGTGCGCTGTTGCACGACGTTTACTGGGAGGTTTTGGGCGGCGACGGAGATCCCAAGAAGGGGCCTGATGTGCTGAAGGCCATCGAAAAAGAATGGGGATCCTTTGAAAAGTGGAAAGAGGATTTCAAGGCGACGGCTTTGGCGGCAAAGCTGAGCGGCTGGGGACTGCTGGTGTTTGACGCTTTGTACTCCCGCCGTCTGTTGAATGTCCTTGTGGATGAACATCAATACGGCGCGATATGGGGCGGCGTTCCGCTGATCGCCTGTGATGTGTTCGAACATGCATACTATCACAAGGACGGGCCGAACCGTGCCGATTACATCAATCATTTTATCGAAAACCTGCATTGGGGACGTATTAACGAACGCTACCTGAAGTTCGTGAAATAG